In Acidobacteriota bacterium, a single window of DNA contains:
- a CDS encoding BrnT family toxin, which translates to MDFEWDPAKARANESKHGVSFFEASQVFGDDHSSSFRDPDHSIGESRFLIFGLSRRGRHMVVSYAERDDRIRLISARKMTPRERRVYEQRRRHP; encoded by the coding sequence GTGGATTTTGAGTGGGACCCGGCGAAAGCCCGTGCCAATGAAAGCAAACATGGTGTTTCGTTTTTCGAGGCGAGCCAAGTCTTCGGTGATGATCATTCCTCATCCTTCCGCGACCCCGATCACTCGATAGGCGAGAGTAGGTTCTTGATTTTTGGACTGTCGAGGCGAGGCAGGCACATGGTAGTATCCTACGCAGAGCGGGATGATCGAATCCGACTGATATCGGCACGAAAGATGACCCCTCGAGAGAGAAGAGTCTATGAGCAACGAAGAAGACACCCTTAG